Proteins found in one Pyrus communis chromosome 15, drPyrComm1.1, whole genome shotgun sequence genomic segment:
- the LOC137718168 gene encoding pentatricopeptide repeat-containing protein At5g11310, mitochondrial, whose amino-acid sequence MPSYNPRQFFSLTLFLFKPNPNLHLLYRSRRFFSNQSWLSVRGNPIIKWPAPPDVPCSLPHPNPAPNTNPNPSSGPSFSPMDFSIIANLLTDPTISPGSSLQSALDRTGIEPGPGLVQAVFDHFDSSPKLLHTLFLWAEKQPGFRSSAKLFGSMINVLAKSREFDSAWSLILNRVGGDEEPGLVSADTFVIMIRRYTRAGMPESAIRTFEFASNLDSFLNSEAEMSLFEVLLDSLSKEGLVRVASEYFDRKRKLHPNWIPSVRVYNILLNGWFRSRKLKQAERLWVEMRRENVKPSVVTYGTLVEGYCRMRRAEIAIELVSEMRREGVEPNAIVYNPIIDALGEAGRLKEALGMMERFLVLESGPTISTYNSLVKGYCKAGDLVGASKILKTMISRGTAPTPTTYNYFFRYFSKHGKIEEGMNLYTKMIESGYTPDRLTFQLLLKMLCEEERLDLAIQVSKEMRSRGLDMDLATSTMLIHLLCNMHKLKEAFEEFEDMIRRGLVPQYITFQRMDDVLRKHGMNQMARKLCKMMSSVPHSTNLPDTYVRDADASRARRKSIVQKAEAMSDLLKTCSDPRELVKFRRSPENLVSIANQLIEDIKRKANIQ is encoded by the exons ATGCCATCTTACAATCCCCGCCAATTTTTCTCTCTCACCCTCTTCCTCTTCAAACCAAACCCTAACCTCCATCTTCTATATCGCTCGCGGCGATTCTTCTCCAACCAATCATGGCTCTCCGTACGCGGCAATCCCATCATCAAGTGGCCCGCACCACCCGACGTACCCTGCTCCCTCCCGCACCCAAACCCCGCTCcaaacacaaaccctaaccctagctcCGGCCCCAGTTTTTCACCGATGGACTTCTCCATCATCGCTAACTTGCTCACCGACCCAACCATTTCCCCCGGTTCATCGCTCCAGAGCGCATTGGACCGGACCGGAATCGAGCCGGGTCCGGGTCTGGTACAAGCTGTGTTCGACCACTTCGATTCGTCGCCCAAATTGCTGCACACTCTGTTTCTTTGGGCGGAGAAGCAGCCCGGGTTTCGATCCTCCGCGAAGCTCTTCGGGTCCATGATCAATGTGCTGGCAAAGTCGAGGGAGTTCGACTCCGCCTGGTCTCTGATTCTCAATCGGGTCGGAGGAGATGAGGAGCCCGGTTTGGTTTCGGCTGATACGTTTGTGATCATGATTAGACGGTATACCCGCGCAG GCATGCCCGAATCTGCAATTCGGACTTTTGAGTTTGCGAGTAATTTAGACTCATTTCTCAACTCTGAAGCAGAAATGAGTTTGTTTGAAGTATTGTTGGATTCCCTTTCTAAGGAAGGCCTCGTTAGGGTGGCTTCAGAATACTTTGATAGGAAAAGGAAGTTGCATCCGAATTGGATTCCATCAGTTCGTGTTTATAATATACTGCTGAATGGATGGTTCCGATCAAGGAAGCTGAAACAGGCAGAGCGGCTTTGGGTGGAAATGAGGAGGGAGAATGTGAAACCTAGTGTTGTAACGTATGGTACACTTGTGGAAGGATACTGCCGGATGCGTCGCGCTGAAATTGCAATCGAGTTGGTGAGCGAGATGAGGAGGGAAGGAGTTGAGCCCAATGCTATTGTGTATAATCCAATAATTGATGCGTTGGGGGAAGCTGGGAGGTTAAAAGAGGCGCTGGGGATGATGGAGCGCTTTTTGGTCCTGGAATCAGGCCCCACTATTTCAACATACAATTCTCTGGTAAAGGGCTATTGCAAGGCTGGAGACCTTGTAGGGGCTAGTAAGATCCTTAAGACGATGATAAGTCGGGGTACTGCCCCTACTCCAACAACCTATAACTACTTCTTTAGGTACTTTTCAAAGCATGGGAAAATTGAGGAGGGAATGAacctttataccaaaatgattgaATCTGGATATACCCCAGATCGGCTTACTTTCCAACTTTTGTTGAAGATGTTGTGCGAGGAGGAGAGATTGGATTTGGCAATTCAAGTTAGCAAGGAAATGAGATCTAGGGGATTGGATATGGATTTAGCTACGAGCACCATGTTGATTCATTTGCTTTGCAATATGCATAAACTCAAAGAGGCTTTTGAAGAGTTTGAGGACATGATACGgaggggtttagttcctcagtATATTACTTTCCAAAGAATGGATGATGTGTTGAGGAAACATGGAATGAATCAAATGGCTCGGAAGCTGTGCAAAATGATGTCTTCTGTTCCCCATTCAACAAACTTGCCGGATACATATGTCAGAGATGCAGATGCATCTCGCGCAAGGAGAAAGTCTATAGTTCAGAAGGCCGAAGCAATGTCTGATTTGTTAAAAACTTGTTCAGATCCAAGAGAACTTGTCAAGTTTAGAAGATCGCCTGAAAATCTTGTATCAATAGCGAACCAGTTGATAGAGGATATTAAGAGAAAAGCTAACATCCAGTGA